AAAGTAAGGCGTGAGATTAATGAGAAATTTGCAACAGGCTCAACCGTGCTGGGAGACAGCAAAGACATAACAACGGCAACTGAACGAATTTCGGCAACAGCCCGCGGAGACCTAATATTCAATGCCTTTGTAACAGTTATATTTGCGATAGCGCTTATGCTTTTGTATATTGTAATAAGATTTGAGGCCATGAGCGGACTTGCCACAATTCTTGGACTTGTACACGACGTTATTTTGACGATAGCATTCCTTTCTATATTCCGCATCCCTGTCAACAGCACTGTGGTTGCGGCGGTAATTACTATTATCGGATATTCTATCAACAACAGTATCATAGTATTTGACCGTATCAGAGAAAATCTCAAAAAGCCGGCACTGACATACAATACCAACCATGAAATAGCAAACCTTTCTATAAAACAAACATTGGTGCGAAGTGTCAACACCACAGTTACTACCATTGTAGCGGTGCTTATGCTTGCAATTATAGGTGTTCCTTCTGTGCGTGAGTTTGTGCTTATTATAGTTGTGGGACTTGTTGCGGGTGTATATTCGTCAATCTTCCTCGTTCCGGAGTTCTGGGCGCTGGTTAACCATAAGCGAAAGCTTGTCAAGCCCGAAATCGCCAAAGAAGTGGCCGAGCTTGAAGCAGCCAACAACAGAGACAGCGGTGCTCCTGTAGTTGAAGTAAGTGATTAAACTAAAAAGACAACCTTTTGGTTGTCTTTTTTTTTGCCGGCCAAACACTTGTTTTTTAAGTATTTTGTTAGTATAAGTTTATGGATATAACGATTAAGCAGAAATTATTTTTGTAATGTGTAAATTAAAAACGTGCCGGCGGTTTTCTTTTTTGTTTGTTTAACTTGTTTATATTTGGCTTAGATGCTATAATTAAACTAGAAGAGTGTGATTAAATGAAAGATTTAACCCAAGAAATATCCAAAACTTATAACCTAAACGACATAGTGACACAACTGCTTGTTTTGAGGGGTGTTGACACCAAAGAGAAGGTAGAAAAGTTCCTCAACCCGAGCTTTGATGATTTTCACGACCCGTTTAGACTTAGGGGTATGAAAGAAGCCGTATCGCGCGTAGAAGACGCTATAAAGAGGAACCAAAAAGTGCTTATTTTTGGTGACTATGATGTTGATGGTGTTTCGGCCACGGCGATTTTAATGCGCTATTTTAAGGATATAAATTTTGCTGTTGACTTTTATTTGCCTAATAGATATATAGATGGCTATGGGCTGACCTGTGCAGTTTTGGATAAAATTAAACAGCACTTTTGTCCCGACCTTATTATTACTGTGGATTGCGGAATATCGTGCCACAAAGAAGTGGAGCATGCAAAAACGCTTGGGATTGAAATAATTATCACTGACCATCATGAAATCCCCGAAACAATCCCTAAAACAATTGTTATAGACCCAAAACTCCCGGGGCAGGAATATCCCTTTGACGGACTTTGCGGTGCAGGAGTAGCACTTAAGTTTGTGCAGGCTTTAAGCCGTCTTGAGCAGTCCAAGAAATATTTGGCTATTTGTGCTGTTGCAACGATTGCTGATATTGTGCCGCTTTTGGGTGAAAACAGAGCTATTACCGCTATTGGGCTTAAGATGCTTAAAACCTTGCCGACCGGAGTAAAAATGCTAATGCAGCGCAGTAAAATGGATATGAATGCCGGGGCTTCAGATGTTGCTTTTAAGCTGGCGCCAAAGATAAATGCTGCGGGGCGTATGGGGGATGCGTCGGTTGCGCTTAATTTATATCTAAATGAAGATAAAAAGAAGCTTGAGCAGCTGGTTCAGAAATTAATCAATCTTAATACTGAGCGGCAGGGGCTGTGCAACGCGGTTTATGAAGAGGCTCAGAAGCGGCTGAATGATGTTAATCTGACAAAAATGCGCTCTATTGTGTTATATTCAAAAGATTGGGACAGCGGCATTGTGGGGATTGTTGCGGCACGCCTTGCTGAGGAGTATAAC
The Christensenellaceae bacterium DNA segment above includes these coding regions:
- the secF gene encoding protein translocase subunit SecF; this encodes MQNKKNTPDKSFNYEMRLLNSKYDFVKQSKWFWIAPCALIFVSLIIIAIFGLNLGLDFTGGTVISVKTGNADYNQSLTKITEVLNDNNLRVASAQLEGSGADAKIAIKYQDIDGTDMDNLTQKVRREINEKFATGSTVLGDSKDITTATERISATARGDLIFNAFVTVIFAIALMLLYIVIRFEAMSGLATILGLVHDVILTIAFLSIFRIPVNSTVVAAVITIIGYSINNSIIVFDRIRENLKKPALTYNTNHEIANLSIKQTLVRSVNTTVTTIVAVLMLAIIGVPSVREFVLIIVVGLVAGVYSSIFLVPEFWALVNHKRKLVKPEIAKEVAELEAANNRDSGAPVVEVSD